In Corticium candelabrum chromosome 1, ooCorCand1.1, whole genome shotgun sequence, the genomic stretch atgaagtgagctggtgagcttgctcttatatactcctcctcacacaccctcacatccGGGTGGGtacagtctagtctgaaaCAGAACATTTCCACCTAATCTGATGTTTCCAAATCATCTACTGTATAAAGATGGTCTCAATAAGTTTCATAGCCAGCTCCTCCTCTTTAATTTCCTATACCTAAAGAGACCTTATGCCATCATTGTTATAGACTAGATGTCATTTTCCCAACACCTTATTGGATTAATTTCCCATGTTGTCACACACCACTACAATATGTCAAAGTGTTCTGACCTGTTGCAAATGACAGGGAAATACCCAAGACAACAAACCGTGATGATGGTTCAAACACGAATTCTCAAGACTCTTGTGAACTTACACTAAAGATCGAGAGCAAACGCAGTGATTCATGCTGTAATCCACTGTTAAAGTACAAACAGTCTATTGGATCAACTTAGTCTGACAGTCACGCCATCATAACACCTCCTCTCACAATCCCTCACTAAATTAGTAAGAACTAGCAGAACCATATGGCTAGAAGAAACTACTACATAACAGCTTTGTAAGCCAATCCCAACTATTGTTATTTTCGAATTTGACAAGTTCTGACAtttgctctgtgtgtgtgtgtgtgtgtgtgtgtgtgtgtgtgtgtgtgtgtgtgtgtgtgtgtgtgtgtgtgtgtgtgtgtaaatgtgcgtgtgtgcatgtgtgtgtgtgtgtgtgtgtgtgtgtgtgtgtgtgtgtgtgtgtgtgtgtgtgtgtgtgtgtgtgtgtgtgtgtgtgtgtgtgtgtgtgtgtgtaaatgtgcatgtgtgtgtgtgtgtgtgtgtgtgtgtgtgtgtgtgtgtgtgtgtgtgtgtgtgtgtgtgctgaaTGATAATATCCGTTCATTAATGTCAATTTCTTTCACACCTACTGTCTATTTGATCATAATCATCTGACACGACTTGCTACCTCTTCAAACAATTTCTGACTTCACAACATTGTCACCTAATCACATAATTACGAGGTACATATATTCTCTCATACCATCATCAAATCAGTCAACATTACAGAATGTCCAGCAGATGCATCGTATGCATACAAAATGGTTGTATTGCATAATGGTAGCATTGAACCCACCAAAGTAACATACAATTTGGTAATCAAGCAATCACTTCATGATTTGAATTCTCCACAATAATTTGTCACCTAAACACATTACCAATGAGCACACTAGACTCCTTGACACAACAACGTGCAAATAAACCATTTCTGTTTCCATTCTTTCCGAGCTGTTTCTCACCGTCATCATCTCCTTCTATAGCAAGTCAGCACTCGAATTCAAAGGTAGCCTTTGTTTTGACAGATTAGAGATAACACCAGAAGaaaaattgtaaaaataaattttacgTCTCTTGATGAGAGATGgtgcaacagcaaacaacaaccaacaacGATTTCTAGAAAGTCGAAATTTAGACAAGTGTGTCTACAACAGGGTGAATCATACATCTCATGTAGTGCAGTGGAGAGATCGCACATCTGAATCAGACTCCCTAGAgacccacatgcacacacccaaAAGTAGATATGGCTCTACACACCCACAAACTCAGTAGCACCCACACCCAGCAACACCTACCCACCTGTACTCCCCCATCAGTGCTCCCCACACTCTCTGCTTGCAATGCGAAATGGTGATGTACTTATGAGAAACCCGAGAAGGCACGAGCATCCCAAAATTTCCTTTGCACCGAATACCCTTGGGTAATTTTGACAAACCAGAGTAATGGTCAATCACAGCTTTACGGACAACAATTCAGAGCGATGTTATCTGACATAGATATCAATCATTACCATAATGATTGACCAACGATTAACCTTTGAGTGTCAGTGTATGCTCCACAATCACAATTTGCTGACACCTCTGTTACAAAACAATGTCATCATGTACACATCGTAAATAAATAGATCGAGTTTCTGCTATCAAAATAATCACTATTGACgaaatatactgtacatgtgagCATGTCCATCTCATGTCTTTGGTCTACAACTCTGTGACAATCAGCTTGCCCCAGTGGCAATGCAGACTTCAGCTGGTGTGACTTTCTTTTTCTTCAACTGTTTCTATCAGTTTAGTTTCATCACGTATCGCTGCAGTCTGGTGTATGACTCTGCTGGTCATCACATTCACAGTGTCAGGCACTGGTGGCAATGTGATTCGCCCACTGCCCGAACCCGAGCCTGTAGTAGGAAAGTAATTTGGTTGTGTATGCAAAGTGTCTCTGTTAGTAATAGCATCAGATCCAATAGTAAAGTTCGTTGGCTCTTCAACATCGGAGTCTTCTCCTTCACTGCTGGATTCACGGTTTTGCATTTGAGACAAGTAGAACTAGAATAGACACAACATCATGAGGACAGACATATCAACAAGCAGCAAAATATAAAAACCCAGAAAAATATACGTACAAAGACATAGACAAATACCAACaaaagacaggcagatagacagacatacagacagacaaacagatagacagataaacagacagacggactaaacggacaaacagacagacagataaacagacaaagacagacagacagacaaacaaacagacagacagatagacagatagacaaacagacagacagatggccgaaacggacagacacagacaaacagacagacaaacagacagacagacaaacagacagacggatgaaacagacagacagacaaacagacagacagacagataaacagacagacagacagacagacagaaatacagacagacaaatggacagacacacagacagacaaacagaccaacagacagacagacgaataaatagacagaagacaaaatacacatacagacactCGCCATGACTAAATATGTGTAGACAAACATAGAAGCATGAATAACATTTCTATTGCAAACAACGTGCAAAGATTTGACCCACCAACAAGCGTACAGTCAGagccacacacatgcacaaacacacaaacaattcagACACACAAAATAACAAAAGTAAAACTAAGCACACAAGCAACCACacattgtctgtgtgtgtgtgtgcgtgtgtgtgtgtgtgtgtgtgtgtgtgtgtgtgtgtgcatgtgtgtgtgtgtgtgtgtgtgtgtgtgtgtgtgtgtgtgtgtgtgtgtgtgtgtgtgtgtgtgtgtgtgtgagtatgtgtaactggtgtgtgtgtgtgtgcacgtgcgtgtgtgtgtgtgtgtgtgtgtgtgtgtgtgtgtgtgtgtgtaactgtgtgtatgtgtgtgtgtgtgtgtgtgtgtgtgtgtgtgcacgtgcgtgtgtgtgtatgtgtgtgagtatgtgtaactggtgtgtgtgtgtgtgtgtgtgtgtgtgtgtgtgtgtgtgtgtgtgtgtgtgtgtgtgtgtgtgtgtgtgtgtgtgtgtgtgtgtgtgtgtgtgtaactgtgtgtatgtgtgtgtgtgtgtgtgtgtgtgtgtgtgtgtgtgtgtgtgcacgtgcgtgtgtgtgtatgtgtgtgagtatgtgtaactggtgtgtgtgtgtgtgtgtgtgtgtgtgtgtgtgtgtgtgtgtgtgtgtgtgtgtgtgtgtgtgtgtatgtgtacctgtgtgtgtgtgtgtgtgtgtgtgtgtgtgtgtgtgtgtgtgtgtgtgcgcgtgtgagtatgtgtaactggtgtgtgtgtgtgtgtgtgtgtgtgtgtgtgtgtgtgtgtgtgtgtgtgcgtgtgagtatgtgtaactggtgtgtgtgtgtgtgtgtgtgtgtgtgtgtgtgtgtgtgtgtgtgtgtgtgtgtgtgtgtatgtgtaactgtgtgtatgtgtgtgtgtgtgtgtgtgtgtgtgtgtgtgtgtgcgcgcgcgcgtgtgtgtgtatgtgtgtgagtatgtgtaactggtgtgtgtgtgtgtgtgtgtgtgtgtgtgtgtgtgtgtgtgtgtgtgtgtgtgtgtgtgtgtgtgtgtgtgtgtgtgtatgtgtacctgtgtgtgtgtgtgtgtgtgtgtgtgtgtgtgtgtacctgtgtgtgtgtgtgtgtgtgtgtgtgtgtgtgtgtgtgtgtgtgtgtgtgtgtgtgtgtgtgtgtgtgtgtgtgtgagtatgtgtaactgtgtgtgtgtgtttgtgtgtgtgcgcgcgcgcgcgcgtgtgtgtgtgtgtgtgcatgtgtgcgcgcgcactcGCAACGGTTTGGAACCGCGAGGACACACCCACCATTCTCAGCGCCGTTTCTTTGTCACCTTCACCTCCAACCTCCTCACTTTCCACCGTTTCGTCTTCCTTTTCATCATCCAACGTCTCTGCTCGACCATTCTCCGTCCTCTCCAACACCGCAGCGTCAACAGGACGAGCCTCCGCGGAATGCGAGTAAACGGTGACAAACGCAGTCCCGCAAGCGACTCCAGCAACGCACAACGCAGTCAAGTACGGATGACGACCACAAAAGTGTACAAACTGTCGAAACATGATTGCATTAAATTCAACCACACAATCTAATGACGTCACTGGGTTTATGCGCCACGCGTACACAATTTTCGTACTTACCCACGTCATTAGCGTCACTGCCTTGATCTTTGTAATTTCAAGGTTTGTCGTTCCGATGGTGATGGAGCAAATTCTGACCCTAAGCTGAAAATTGTGGCTCTTGACAAAAATGgcaattaactaattattatgtaatatatgtaatggttgtctgtttgatgACAAAGTTTTCCAGACCTTGAAATTGGCTGTTTTGGTGTTAAGAAATGTTACTTAATTAGAAAGTAAAAACTTTAGTGTCTTATTCTTAGATACtgattgcttaattaattaacaaataaatgcaAATACCAACGTTGTGTAGCAAAAatcatatttattaattaactttcaaCAATATTACCGGGTTGGGAAGACATGCGAGCGAAGCATTGAACAGAGCTGCGGGTTTCCTCCAGTGTGGAGTCAGTGCTGAAGTCACGTGAATGTAGACTCCAGATTCCATGATATTGTACACTGCTCAGCGacaatatttataatatatatgtttgtAATATTATAGACGCTAATGTTTATAATATGTAACAACCAGTGGTAAAGAGAAAGAGATTACATTAGGAACATCCGGGTATTTACTGTAAACACATCCGGGTATTTGTTTTTACCCGCGTTTTTCACTTGTGTTTTCGTTCTCTTTCGAAATCCTTTTCATTTCTAGATGGCATTTCGGCGCAAACGAAAGTTTCGCGGTAATCAGTACACGCGGCCAAAGAAGGCGGCCGTCGAGATATCGAAGCCAGCCGTCGAGATGACACGCTCGGCCCGCAAACTGCTCAACGCGTCCTACGACCTACCAACCGCGTCCTCTTCCTCGTTGACACTAGAGGACTACCGCCTCATTGACGTCGATCTGTTGGCAGAGTTCCTATCCGCTCATCTTGTCTGCAAGAGATGCGTACGTTGTCCGAAGATGGAGGTAAGCGGATGGGGATAGCGTCCAAGCTCATGTTGACGTGCACTAGGTGTAAACACAAAGAAGAAACCAACACGAGCAAGTGGGTGCATCAATCTATGGACGTCAACAGACGAATGGTCATGGCAATGAGGCTCACTGGCTGTGGGCGTGAACCGCTGCAACAGTTCTGTGGCACAATGAACATACCAGGTTTCTTGTCGACCGGCCGCTGGTCCTATCCTAATCATGTTGCCGCTCTGCTCAAGGCGGCCaaagaagaagcagaaagagGATAAAGAGGGCCGTGGACGACATCAGGCACCTATAGCTACGCATGATGATGGAACGGTCGACATTGGTGTGTCTGGTGATGGAACCTAGCGGAAGAGAGGCGAGCCATCGTTCCATGGGGTAGTCACGTTGATATCAACCTTGTCAGGAAAGTAGTCGACATTTCTGTGAAATCATCGTTCTGACATGCTTGCTCCATGACGGAGAAAAAGGAAGGAACAGCGGAATACGACGAGTGGCTCTCGAAACATCTTCCCAACTGCCATAGGAATTACAGCGGGAGGCATGGAGGCATCCAGTATGGTGGGCATACTCAAGAGGTCTGTGGCCACAAGAGAAGCGAGGTATACCGAGTACCTTGGAGATAGCCAggggcgtaactagcattaaaattttaccgaggcaagttaatattaattaattaattaattaaccttgaggtttctcagtcacgtgtgtggcaagtgcttcacgtgccgtgaacgtgcgctagctaaGTGCGAGAACAGtggtgaaagaggacttcttcTGTTCGGTAACCGCGTGCAGAATGCCCGATCTTTCctgttatctactaactgatacatctagcaaagtttttgcaacgccacaccctttttttttaccgaggcaactgcctcggttgcctcatgcctagttacgcctCTGATAGCGATAGCAAAGCTATCACCAGCATCAACGAATCTACACCATATGGACCAGACAGTCTAGTGAAGAAATTGAAGTTCATAAAGCATGTGTCCAAACGACTCTACTCTCGCTTGGTAAGAATCAAATCAGGAAACAAGGTGAAGACGCTGTCAGATGGAAAGGGGATTGATGGCAAGGGCAGGCTTTCTATTGATCTAATGAAGGAGCTTCAAACTGTACTATGGGAAGGCGATACGAGATAATCTTGGGAACTTGGAACAGATGAAGAGAGCAATTTGGGCAACGTATTACCATCAGTCGTCAACAGACGAGGCACCACAACACCATTACGGCCCATATGGCCAGGACACATGGTGCAAATGCAAGAAGGATGCCTCCTCTTACCGCCACCATGCTGCCATCCCAACGCCCATAGCAGAGCTCATCAAGCCAGCATACATTGAACTGACGAACGACGAACTGTTGAGCAAGTGCCTGCACGGAGGGACAACCAATGCCAATGAGTATGGCGTTCTATGGAGGATAGCTCCAAAGTCCGACTTCTGTGGTCTTACGGCTTTTGAGCTCTCCTCCTACTTGGCCGTGCTGCGGTTTAATGACGGAGAGGGTGCGTTATTGAGAGTTTTGGGTAGGGAAGCTGGGAGAGATAGGGAGGCATGTCATGTTGACCGCTAAGAGAAGAGATGAAAAGAGGGTTAGGACTATAGCATATAACAATTAACCGTACGTTAAAAAAGGAGGTCCAttcttaagcctggttcacaattaATACACCTCACGTCGagtcaaaggaggccgtttccgacgcgacgGGCTGGAATAGGAACAAATGCTATCCAACATGTCGCGTCGAGTCGCGAAACGGCTTCCTTTGACGCGATGCGAGGTGTTTTGTGAACCAGGCgtaaagaaagaaagaaagagagaggGGGAAGGGAGGGGGAAGGAGGGAGGGGGGAGGTGGGGGGGGGgtgagagggagggagagagggagggacagagaaaagaaagaaagaaagaaacaaatgAAGGCAGTTGCAAAGGAAGGAGTCCAATACGGACCTGGACAGTTTTGAGTGTTGAcagtgtgtatttgtatgacATAAAAGCATTGATTAGTTGATCTCGAGGCTTTTTGGACACATTCAATGTGTCCGAAAAGCCTAAATTAATCAACTGTATCTACATCAGGGTAAATCGTACTTCTCGTGTAGTGCAATGGAAAGACTGTAGATCTGAATCAGACTCCCTATAGAGACCCACACGAGCACAGCCAGAACTATACATGGCTCTGCACACCCATGTCCCCCCACACTCCACTTGCAATACAGTGTGTACACCCAAGAAAACCCGGGGAGAAAAAGCCTTTCAACATTGCGCCGAAGACACTTCTAGCTGTCAATTTTGACAAACCCGATGTATTTTCAAAACATTCTGGACATCATTCATGTCAGAGCCTTAATGTTTCTAATTCATTGAGTGAGACCTAGGCCTCTGCACGAGATGCTTCGCTAGCAGTGTGACTCGTATCGTCTGCTGCACTGGAAAGCCGTTCGATTCGCTCGCGGACCTCTGCCAATTCCTTTTGATTCTTCTTTTCCTATAACAACAATCAACAGTTTGTTAGTCAGCAAAGCTAAATGATAGTAAGAACGTATAGAGCAAAGTCTAAAGTGTAATAGAGGCGTACAGTATAGATATTGATCTCTGTTTATAAGAGTGTCCAAACTAGCAAACGGTGCAGTGCACAAGATTTAGGGATAGCTGTTTGTGCAGCTCGTGTAGGAtcaaaaaattattggacAAGCCTACATTTGTAACAGGAGTTTCTGGGATTCTGATACTCAGGTGTGTCActtgtggtgtagtgtgatgtggtggtggtggtggtggtggtggtggtggtggtggtggtgtgtgtgtgtgtgtgtgtgtgtgtgtgtgtgtgtgtgtgtgtgtgtgtgtgtgtgtgtgtgtgtgtgtgtgtgtgtgtgtgtgtgtgtgtgtgtgtgtgtgtgtgtgtgtgtgtgtgtgtgtgtgtaaaagacacaagaaaaactttacTGCTTACATCTTCTGCTAGTTACTTGTTTTACAACTCAGACACTAAAATCATTGCGGcatattaaataaaaacaacattTCAAACCTGTGCAATAATATCAGTGTAGGCTGTGGGCATTGCTAAAGGAAAGGAGGCAATGGCTGGCATTGTAGATAAAATCCCACTCTGCTCTGCACCGTTGTGCAACAGAAACGCAAATTCTGACTGTTTGCGATGAAACTGAGAACGACAACAACAGATTGTTACAATATCCAGTAGTAATGTACATGAAAAACACATACCTCTCGTAACTGTCTTCTCAACTTGTTGTTTTCTGCTTCAAGTTGTTGCCTATATTAGATATTAGATAAGTTGTTATTGGTATGTAACAACaagaaacatgcacacattgcACAAGTGGTAGaacaaagaaaacagacaCTCTGGTTCGTACTCTGTTTCAAACAGATGAAGAGaccaattaacacacacacacacacacacacacacacacacacacacacacacacacacacacacacacacacacacacacacacacacatgtacaatgaacacacaaactacCACAAAACAAATTCCATGCCAAGCAGCATGCACGTAACTACTTGTCGGCTTTCTTCTCCACTTCCAGTTGAGCACTCCTTGCCTCAACCACCTCGGCGTCTTGTCTTGCCTGCGCGATCTTTCTCCGATACCGTTGTTGTGTctaaacaacaccaacaacacaagaatgtacatcacactacaatacaacaacatccATCTCCCCATTCACTATAAATACTAGTCACACATCAGTCCTGTCAATAGTCAATCATCTTCTTTGTCAATGAGTATTGTAGCTAAGACTTTCTTTTTGGCAAAAAAATGATGAGTGGAGACCTTGGTTGACATTTGCAGAAGTACCAAATGTAGCTTTATGTGCATCTGTCTAGCCATccgcctatctgtctgtctgtctgtctatgtgtctgtctgtctgtctatgtgtctgtctgtctatgtgtctgtctgtctgtctatgtgtctgtctgtcagtgtctacgtgtctgtccgtccgtctatgtttgtctacatgtatgtgtctgtatgtgtctgtctgtctgtctgtctgtctttgttgtgtGCAAGAACTGATtagtatttaaaaaatcctaggatatgtagaatctgtatgagaataaattatctgtctgtttgtctatgtgtctgtctgtctgtctatgtgtctgtccgtctgtgtgtctgtgtgtctgtctgtgtctgtctgtctgtttgtctgtctctctatccaatggcccgtgtgtgtgtgtgcgtgtgtgtgtgtgtgtgtgtgtgtgtgtgtgtgtgtgtgtgtgtgtgtgcatgcgcatgagCCTATAACACACGCACATATCTCAATCTTTCCCCAACCCCTACGTACCCTCTTCACATCAGCCCGTGCTTTTTGCAGTCTCTCACTCATTGCCAACCTCTGCTGCTCACACTCCTCCATTCTCTTCGTCAACTCACGACGTTCCTGCTCCCAAGCCAACCTTGAACACCAAACACCCAAATCACAATCTCCCTCTTTACACTACATCCCCAAAGTGAACACCTGCAACCAACACATTCTACACTTCAAGCAACACTCACTTTTGTCTATCGGCCACCATGGCATTCTCCTCATCCTGACGTCTCACATTACTGTGTGTCTGCCCtgaagacaaaacaaacattaaaATATTTGACGACgcaatttctgttgaagagaTGCCTTACGTAGCTCTTCGTTCATTAATTCTAGTCTTGACTTCAGCTTGTCGTTGATTGACTGACATTCGTTCTCGCTGGCTACAACACTATGAGAAACAAAACCGTAATGTAAAGATGCTTGAAATGTATTTTAACATGGAAATAGAAAGACCAACTTTTGGTATTTTGTCTGAAATTGTTGCAGTTTCTGTTGAAGCTCCTGACATCGAACTCGCTCCTGAATAGAAAAGTATGCGTGATAAAGAAGACAAATGACATAGAGCAAGCATGTGGACAACagataaaaatatatgttgagtaaacagacagaaagacaacaaacaaataaacaaaaatataaataataattaattaattaaataaaaaataactaaataataaataaataattaaataaataataaataaataattaaataaataacagataataataaataaataaaaaattaaaaaatacaaaataattaattaaataataaataaataaataaatagataataaataataataaaatgataaatgaataaaaaaattaattaaataataaataaataaataaaaaataataaataataaataataaaataataaataattaattaaaataataaataattaaataaataaataataaataaataataaataataataaataaatataaataaataaataaacaaacaaacaagcacacagacagatacacaaataactaaacaaacaaataaacaaaacaaaaacacacacaaacaaataacaaataaagacagacaaacaaacaggtaaatgTCTGAACGAGCAATCTAAtgactaaacagacaaatagcttgttattagttaattaaccaacTTACTGCCTCCAGATCTCCACCCCTTCTCTTCTCTCGTTGTACTTGTGACTTCAACTGAATGTTCTCTTTTTCAATACTCTCCTACAATGtcaacacacaacagcacCAGAGCGTTATTAATACtgtaggtacatgtacacaaagacTGGTCTGTCATtcgtttttctgtctg encodes the following:
- the LOC134191333 gene encoding uncharacterized protein LOC134191333, with product MTWVSTKIVYAWRINPVTSLDCVVEFNAIMFRQFVHFCGRHPYLTALCVAGVACGTAFVTVYSHSAEARPVDAAVLERTENGRAETLDDEKEDETVESEEVGGEGDKETALRMFYLSQMQNRESSSEGEDSDVEEPTNFTIGSDAITNRDTLHTQPNYFPTTGSGSGSGRITLPPVPDTVNVMTSRVIHQTAAIRDETKLIETVEEKESHTS